A region from the Arthrobacter gengyunqii genome encodes:
- a CDS encoding MFS transporter small subunit, producing the protein MSKTGIRIAVSWLLVGVPLAYGVFQTLSRASALFG; encoded by the coding sequence ATGAGTAAGACAGGTATCCGCATCGCCGTGAGCTGGCTGCTCGTGGGCGTGCCGTTGGCCTACGGAGTCTTCCAGACTCTGTCCCGCGCCTCCGCCCTCTTCGGCTGA
- a CDS encoding OFA family MFS transporter, with amino-acid sequence MSWLDREHTIAPPGFNRWLIPPAALAVHLCIGQVYATSVYKNALVEHFDASLTQIGIIFSVAIVMLGLSAAVMGTWVDRNGPRKAMFVSAVFWVGGFLVGALGIFTNQLWLLYLGYGFIGGIGLGIGYISPVSTLIKWFPDRPGLATGMAIMGFGGGALIASPLSSALLTFYDPDFGTPGADAGDAVGKLFLTLAAIYLVYMLYGAFTIRVPADGWVPEGFDPKTVASKALVTTAHVSAANAIKTRQFWLVWIVLFCNVTAGIGILEQAAPMIQDFFRQPDGVSLVSAAVAGGFVGLLSIGNMGGRFVWSATSDVIGRKRIYMVYLGAGAVLYLMLALFGNTSTILYVLLAFVILSFYGGGFATVPAYLRDLFGTFQVGAIHGRLLTAWSAAGIAGPLIVNSFLDAQGTPGELNAAAYQPALLTMVALLVIGFIANLMVRPVDSKHHEPAKHQKSGVKDKSDATELEEDYK; translated from the coding sequence ATGAGCTGGCTCGACCGTGAACACACCATCGCCCCGCCGGGATTCAACCGGTGGCTCATACCTCCCGCGGCGCTGGCCGTCCATCTGTGCATCGGCCAGGTGTATGCCACGAGTGTCTACAAGAACGCGCTCGTGGAGCATTTCGACGCCAGCCTGACCCAGATCGGCATCATCTTCTCGGTCGCGATTGTGATGCTGGGCCTGTCCGCCGCAGTCATGGGGACCTGGGTCGACCGGAACGGGCCGCGCAAGGCCATGTTCGTCTCGGCCGTCTTCTGGGTCGGAGGCTTCCTGGTGGGCGCGCTCGGCATCTTCACCAACCAGCTCTGGCTGCTTTACCTCGGTTACGGCTTCATCGGCGGCATCGGCCTGGGCATCGGCTACATTTCTCCGGTCTCCACCCTGATCAAATGGTTCCCCGACCGTCCGGGCCTGGCCACCGGGATGGCCATCATGGGATTCGGCGGCGGAGCCCTCATCGCCAGCCCGCTCTCCTCTGCACTGCTGACTTTCTATGATCCCGACTTCGGAACTCCCGGAGCGGACGCTGGCGACGCCGTCGGCAAGCTTTTCCTGACCCTGGCCGCGATCTATCTCGTCTATATGCTCTACGGGGCATTCACCATCCGGGTGCCTGCGGACGGGTGGGTGCCGGAAGGGTTCGACCCGAAAACCGTGGCGTCCAAGGCCCTGGTCACCACTGCCCACGTGTCAGCGGCGAACGCCATCAAGACGCGGCAATTCTGGCTGGTCTGGATTGTCCTTTTCTGCAACGTCACCGCCGGAATCGGCATCCTGGAACAGGCTGCGCCGATGATCCAGGACTTCTTCCGCCAGCCCGACGGCGTTTCCCTGGTGAGCGCGGCGGTCGCCGGTGGCTTTGTGGGCCTGCTGTCCATCGGCAACATGGGCGGGCGCTTTGTCTGGTCCGCCACATCCGACGTGATTGGGCGGAAACGCATCTACATGGTCTATCTGGGCGCAGGAGCCGTGCTGTACCTGATGCTCGCCTTGTTCGGGAACACGTCAACCATCCTGTACGTCCTCCTGGCCTTTGTGATCCTTTCCTTCTACGGCGGTGGCTTTGCCACGGTTCCGGCCTACCTGCGGGACCTGTTCGGGACCTTCCAGGTGGGTGCCATCCACGGGCGGCTGCTGACGGCCTGGTCCGCCGCAGGCATCGCGGGCCCACTGATCGTGAACTCCTTCCTGGATGCCCAGGGGACACCGGGGGAACTGAACGCCGCGGCCTACCAGCCCGCACTGCTGACCATGGTGGCCCTGCTGGTGATCGGCTTCATTGCCAACCTCATGGTGCGCCCGGTCGACTCCAAGCACCATGAACCGGCCAAGCACCAGAAATCCGGAGTCAAAGACAAATCGGACGCCACGGAACTGGAAGAGGATTACAAATGA